A genomic stretch from Photobacterium atrarenae includes:
- the tcdA gene encoding tRNA cyclic N6-threonylcarbamoyladenosine(37) synthase TcdA, which yields MRELDTPASDQYSQRFGGTRRLYGNSEVEILRAAHVCVIGIGGVGSWAAEALARTGVGELTLIDMDDVCVTNINRQIHAMSGTVGQSKIEVMAERIRLINPECQINLIDDFITPENIAEYIDSRYDYVLDAIDSVKPKAALLAYCKRNKIKVITTGGAGGQTDPTQIQIADLTKTIQDPLAAKIRNMLRRFHNFSKTRKFGIECVYSTEQLKYPQADGSVCNVKATAEGPKRMDCASGFGAATMVTATFGFVAASRIVQKLIDKHRK from the coding sequence ATGCGCGAATTAGACACCCCGGCTTCAGACCAATACAGCCAACGCTTCGGCGGCACCCGACGTTTATACGGCAACAGCGAAGTAGAGATCCTCCGCGCGGCCCATGTGTGTGTGATTGGGATTGGCGGTGTTGGCTCCTGGGCAGCTGAAGCCCTGGCGCGGACCGGGGTTGGTGAGCTGACGCTGATTGACATGGATGATGTCTGTGTCACCAATATTAACCGTCAGATCCACGCGATGAGCGGCACGGTCGGTCAGAGCAAGATTGAAGTGATGGCCGAGCGGATCCGGCTGATTAATCCGGAGTGTCAGATTAATCTGATTGATGATTTTATTACCCCGGAAAATATCGCGGAGTACATCGACAGCCGTTATGACTATGTGCTGGATGCCATCGACAGTGTGAAGCCGAAAGCGGCGCTGCTGGCGTACTGTAAGCGCAACAAAATCAAGGTGATCACCACCGGCGGGGCCGGGGGACAGACCGATCCGACCCAAATCCAGATTGCCGATTTGACCAAGACAATTCAGGATCCGCTGGCGGCAAAAATTCGTAACATGCTGCGCCGGTTCCACAATTTCAGCAAAACCCGTAAGTTCGGGATTGAGTGTGTCTATTCGACCGAGCAGCTGAAGTACCCGCAGGCTGATGGCTCGGTGTGCAATGTGAAAGCCACCGCTGAAGGGCCGAAGCGGATGGATTGCGCCAGCGGCTTTGGTGCCGCGACCATGGTCACGGCCACCTTTGGTTTTGTCGCGGCTTCACGCATCGTGCAAAAGCTGATTGATAAGCACCGGAAGTAA
- the mltA gene encoding murein transglycosylase A, with product MLRKATIAMMILGLAGCAKPTDRGQQYLDGEFEQVLNPVPVISSDKSRDFSQFSGQMVKVLERSPSMAAQYEMLYQQLEQWIAQGGDPAALGNFGIEAAQMGGGDGYGNVMFTGYFSPVIELRHEPDPIFRYPVYAMPACEQQCPTRAEIYAGALEGQGLELGYSASMLDIFMMEVQGSGFVHFEDNDQLQYFAYNGKNGHPYVSIGKVLIERDEVPREKMSLKAIEDWVKQQDEDTVRELLEQNPSYVFFQPQASLDVMGTAGIPLQAHASVAADRDYLPMGSVLLAEVPQLDRDGNWNGQHVLKLLMALDTGGAVKKNHLDLYHGMGTQAGVDAGHYKHFGRVWKLDLQHPAAAPQLLTAQE from the coding sequence GTGCTTCGTAAAGCAACAATTGCAATGATGATTCTGGGGTTGGCCGGATGCGCCAAACCCACCGACCGCGGCCAACAGTATTTAGATGGTGAATTTGAGCAGGTGCTAAACCCGGTGCCGGTTATCAGCTCTGATAAGTCCCGCGACTTCAGTCAGTTTAGCGGCCAGATGGTGAAGGTGTTGGAACGCTCGCCGTCTATGGCAGCGCAGTATGAAATGCTGTATCAGCAACTGGAACAATGGATCGCACAGGGCGGCGATCCGGCGGCGCTGGGTAATTTCGGGATTGAGGCAGCCCAGATGGGCGGCGGTGACGGTTACGGTAACGTCATGTTTACCGGGTACTTCTCGCCGGTGATTGAGCTGCGCCATGAGCCGGACCCGATTTTCCGCTATCCGGTCTACGCCATGCCGGCTTGTGAGCAGCAGTGTCCGACCCGGGCCGAAATTTATGCCGGGGCGCTTGAGGGGCAGGGGCTGGAGTTGGGCTACAGCGCATCGATGCTGGATATATTTATGATGGAAGTGCAGGGCAGTGGCTTTGTCCATTTTGAAGATAATGATCAGTTGCAGTACTTTGCCTACAACGGCAAGAACGGTCATCCGTACGTGAGTATCGGCAAGGTGCTGATCGAGCGTGATGAAGTGCCGCGCGAGAAGATGTCGCTCAAGGCGATTGAAGACTGGGTTAAACAGCAGGATGAGGACACTGTCCGCGAGCTGCTGGAGCAGAATCCTTCGTATGTGTTTTTCCAGCCGCAGGCCAGCCTGGATGTGATGGGGACCGCCGGGATCCCGCTACAGGCGCATGCGTCGGTGGCTGCCGACCGGGATTATTTACCCATGGGCAGCGTGTTGCTCGCCGAAGTGCCGCAGCTCGACCGCGACGGTAACTGGAACGGTCAGCATGTGCTTAAATTACTCATGGCGCTGGATACCGGCGGCGCGGTGAAGAAAAATCACCTCGACCTTTATCACGGCATGGGCACCCAGGCCGGGGTCGATGCCGGCCATTACAAACATTTCGGCCGGGTGTGGAAGCTGGATCTGCAACACCCGGCGGCAGCGCCGCAGTTGCTGACCGCCCAGGAGTAG
- a CDS encoding DUF2850 domain-containing protein, with amino-acid sequence MTKVQYKTLQATLLLAVVSTGLVFSALMAMGAIGREFLGGFGGTDININGVWVERNVAPYVAEQFELRPEGVFVNGRQVSTRYEWDGTTLSYRRGEDLYIYTYLPGEFIRQQPAHYISSFTRQGTTLRDIKAARQEMRL; translated from the coding sequence ATGACAAAAGTTCAGTACAAAACATTGCAAGCAACCCTGTTGCTCGCGGTGGTATCCACCGGACTGGTTTTCTCGGCGCTGATGGCCATGGGGGCGATCGGGCGGGAATTTCTGGGCGGCTTCGGTGGTACTGATATTAATATCAATGGGGTCTGGGTCGAGCGCAATGTCGCGCCTTATGTGGCGGAGCAGTTTGAGCTGCGCCCGGAAGGGGTGTTTGTCAACGGCCGCCAGGTGAGTACCCGTTATGAATGGGACGGTACCACCTTGAGCTATCGCCGTGGCGAAGATCTCTATATCTACACCTATCTGCCGGGTGAGTTTATCCGCCAGCAGCCGGCGCACTATATCTCCTCCTTTACCCGCCAGGGCACGACGCTGAGAGACATCAAAGCTGCGCGACAGGAAATGCGGCTGTAA
- the recB gene encoding exodeoxyribonuclease V subunit beta, producing the protein MSQQHTSADHLQDGSAVASTTPQALEPMTFPLHGNRLIEASAGTGKTFTIASLYLRLLLGHGDPVSRFPRELPVDQILVVTFTEAATAELRDRIRRRIHDARLAFNRGQSNDPVIAPLLDEIPDHKAAAAILLQAERQMDEAAIFTIHGFCQRMLTQNAFESGSLFDNEFVTEESQLRAQVVADYWRRHFYPLSRTLASEVRSIWASPGALLKDINLFLSGAEVAIRAPELSGSLEQLHAQNIARIEQVKQLWRADAADFQALIADSGVNKRSYTKTSLPKALAEVGAWADQDTTDYRLPKALEKFSQQVLVEKTSKGNPPQHPVFVAIDELLENKPNVRDPLLAHAIRECRQLLAEAKQRKGWLSFDDLLTQLAAALANDPDGSLAARIRSQFPVAMIDEFQDTDPLQYSIFNTVYGEQRPQAADVTEVSVDMAAQSPDCGLFMIGDPKQAIYAFRGADIFTYIRARRQVSAHYTLGTNWRSTAEMVTAVNCIFEQPSRPFIYDLDITFLPVKYSPKAGNRSWQLAGCKQPALTFWSQEADVPVKKGDYQQVMAAATAAEIQRILTLSQQGDAKLMDGEESQPIRASDISVLVRTGNEGAMIRQALAAQGIASVYLSNRDSVFACAEAQDLQRLLAAVLIPEDERALRAALASGLFALSARQLDELNVSEEKWEQQVAEFREYRKVWQTRGVLPMLRQVLTKRQIPERLLAENGGERRLTDILHLGELLQQASQTLDSDHGLIRWLAEHIDMPNGDVDEQQLRLESDRNLVQIVTIHKSKGLEYDLVFLPFVCGYRAADTALFHDEVTQQAVLDVTGQEESLALAEQERLAEDLRLMYVALTRAVYGCYIGMAPLRNGLSRKEPTGLHQSAIGWLVQDGQEGGIAELEQALLKLASACASIAVTTPPALPETAWTPVESEPPELAAATFQQQIERNWWITSYSGLIKQGHHNHDASFEMPGFDTDSSGEQQAEDGEAEAQQLSIYTFPRGARPGTFLHTLFEEIEFTAPVDSEATREKILALLRLENYDAAWLPVLQQLIADVLRCPLDGEAMCLGTLPASQRLTEMEFMLPINVLSAPLLNKVIARHDPLSARAGELGFATVSGMLKGFIDLVFEYQGRYYVLDWKSNYLGDDPEVYRGEKLNEAMRDHRYDLQYQLYALALHRFLKSRKADYDYDRHFGGVYYLFLRGMQADGTSGIFNARPSLALLEELETLIDGESLDA; encoded by the coding sequence ATGAGTCAACAACATACATCAGCAGATCATCTTCAGGACGGTTCGGCAGTCGCGAGCACCACGCCGCAGGCGCTGGAGCCGATGACGTTTCCGCTTCACGGCAACCGGCTGATTGAAGCCTCGGCCGGGACCGGGAAGACCTTTACCATTGCCAGTCTCTACCTGCGCCTGCTGCTCGGCCATGGCGATCCTGTCAGCCGGTTTCCGCGCGAATTGCCGGTCGATCAAATTCTGGTGGTGACGTTTACCGAAGCTGCCACGGCTGAGCTGCGCGATCGGATCCGGCGGCGGATCCACGATGCCCGTCTGGCCTTTAATCGCGGCCAGAGCAACGATCCGGTGATTGCCCCGTTGCTGGATGAGATCCCGGATCACAAGGCGGCTGCGGCGATCCTGCTTCAGGCGGAGCGGCAGATGGACGAGGCGGCGATTTTTACCATTCACGGATTTTGTCAGCGGATGCTGACCCAGAATGCCTTTGAATCCGGCAGCCTGTTCGACAATGAATTTGTGACCGAAGAGAGTCAGTTGCGGGCGCAGGTGGTGGCCGATTACTGGCGTCGCCATTTTTACCCGCTGTCTCGCACCCTGGCGTCTGAAGTACGCAGCATCTGGGCCTCGCCGGGTGCACTGTTAAAAGACATTAACCTGTTCCTGTCGGGCGCGGAGGTTGCGATCCGGGCTCCCGAGCTGTCCGGCTCCCTGGAGCAGCTGCATGCACAGAATATCGCTCGCATTGAGCAGGTGAAGCAGCTGTGGCGGGCCGATGCCGCCGACTTTCAGGCCCTGATTGCTGACTCCGGCGTGAACAAGCGCAGCTATACCAAAACCAGCTTGCCGAAAGCGCTGGCGGAAGTGGGGGCCTGGGCCGATCAGGACACCACGGATTACCGTCTGCCCAAGGCGCTGGAGAAGTTCTCGCAGCAGGTGTTGGTGGAGAAAACCAGCAAAGGTAATCCGCCGCAGCATCCGGTCTTTGTCGCGATTGATGAATTACTCGAAAACAAACCCAATGTCAGGGATCCCTTGCTGGCCCATGCCATTCGCGAGTGTCGCCAGCTCTTGGCTGAAGCCAAGCAGCGCAAAGGCTGGCTGTCATTTGATGATCTGCTGACCCAGCTGGCTGCCGCGCTGGCCAATGACCCTGATGGCAGCCTGGCGGCGCGGATCCGCAGCCAGTTCCCGGTAGCAATGATCGATGAATTTCAGGATACCGATCCCCTGCAATACAGCATTTTCAATACCGTGTACGGCGAGCAGCGCCCGCAGGCAGCCGATGTAACCGAAGTGTCGGTGGACATGGCGGCACAATCGCCGGACTGCGGCCTGTTTATGATCGGCGATCCCAAGCAGGCCATTTATGCCTTCCGGGGGGCGGATATCTTTACCTATATCCGTGCCCGACGTCAGGTTAGTGCTCACTACACCCTGGGCACCAACTGGCGCTCGACCGCTGAAATGGTCACCGCGGTGAATTGCATTTTTGAACAACCATCCCGGCCGTTTATCTACGATCTCGACATCACCTTCCTGCCGGTCAAGTACAGTCCGAAAGCGGGCAATCGCAGCTGGCAGCTGGCAGGCTGCAAGCAGCCGGCCCTGACCTTCTGGTCTCAGGAGGCCGATGTACCGGTCAAAAAAGGCGACTATCAGCAGGTAATGGCAGCGGCGACTGCCGCTGAGATCCAACGCATCCTGACCTTGTCACAGCAGGGCGACGCCAAACTGATGGACGGCGAGGAGAGCCAGCCGATCCGCGCCAGTGATATTTCGGTGCTGGTGCGTACCGGCAACGAAGGGGCGATGATCCGTCAGGCGCTGGCTGCGCAGGGGATTGCCAGTGTCTACCTGTCGAACCGCGACAGCGTTTTTGCCTGCGCCGAAGCTCAGGATCTGCAACGGTTGCTGGCTGCTGTCCTGATCCCGGAAGATGAGCGGGCATTACGTGCGGCACTCGCCTCCGGGCTGTTTGCGCTCAGTGCCCGCCAGCTCGATGAACTCAATGTCAGCGAAGAGAAGTGGGAGCAGCAGGTTGCTGAGTTTCGCGAGTATCGCAAAGTATGGCAAACCCGTGGGGTGTTGCCGATGCTGCGACAGGTGCTGACCAAGCGCCAGATCCCGGAGCGGCTGTTGGCCGAAAACGGCGGCGAGCGGCGCCTGACCGACATTCTCCATCTCGGCGAGTTGTTGCAACAGGCGAGCCAGACCCTCGACAGCGACCACGGCCTGATCCGCTGGCTGGCCGAGCACATCGACATGCCGAACGGCGATGTTGATGAGCAGCAGTTACGGCTGGAATCGGATCGCAATCTGGTGCAAATCGTCACCATCCACAAATCCAAGGGGCTGGAATATGATCTCGTCTTCCTGCCGTTTGTCTGTGGCTACCGGGCGGCGGACACCGCGTTGTTTCACGATGAAGTGACCCAGCAGGCGGTGCTGGATGTCACCGGGCAGGAAGAGAGCCTCGCCCTGGCGGAGCAGGAGCGGCTGGCGGAAGATTTGCGGCTGATGTATGTGGCGCTGACCCGCGCCGTTTACGGCTGTTATATCGGCATGGCGCCGCTGCGCAACGGCCTGAGTCGCAAGGAGCCGACCGGGCTGCACCAGTCGGCCATCGGCTGGCTGGTTCAGGATGGTCAGGAAGGCGGGATAGCCGAGCTGGAGCAGGCATTGCTGAAGCTGGCTTCGGCTTGTGCCTCGATTGCAGTGACAACGCCGCCTGCGTTGCCGGAAACTGCGTGGACGCCGGTTGAAAGTGAGCCGCCGGAACTGGCTGCGGCGACCTTCCAGCAGCAAATTGAGCGCAACTGGTGGATCACCAGTTATTCTGGCCTCATCAAGCAGGGCCACCATAACCATGATGCTTCGTTCGAGATGCCAGGTTTTGATACCGACTCCTCCGGCGAGCAGCAGGCCGAAGACGGCGAGGCGGAAGCGCAGCAGCTGTCGATTTACACCTTCCCGCGCGGTGCCCGGCCGGGGACGTTCCTGCATACCCTGTTTGAGGAGATCGAGTTTACCGCGCCGGTTGACAGCGAAGCGACCCGGGAGAAAATCCTGGCCCTGTTGCGGCTGGAGAACTATGACGCCGCCTGGCTGCCGGTGCTGCAGCAACTGATCGCCGATGTGCTGCGCTGCCCGCTCGATGGTGAGGCCATGTGCCTGGGGACGCTCCCGGCCTCGCAGCGCCTGACCGAAATGGAATTCATGCTGCCGATTAACGTCCTGTCGGCGCCGCTGCTGAATAAGGTGATCGCCCGCCATGACCCGCTTTCAGCCCGGGCCGGCGAGCTGGGATTTGCCACCGTCAGCGGCATGCTCAAAGGCTTTATCGATCTGGTGTTTGAGTACCAGGGGCGCTACTACGTGCTGGACTGGAAATCCAATTACCTGGGCGATGATCCTGAGGTGTATCGCGGCGAGAAGCTCAATGAGGCGATGCGGGATCACCGCTATGACTTGCAGTACCAACTCTATGCCCTGGCGCTGCATCGCTTCCTCAAAAGCCGCAAGGCAGATTATGACTATGATCGCCATTTTGGCGGCGTGTATTACCTGTTCCTGCGCGGGATGCAGGCCGATGGGACCAGCGGGATCTTCAATGCCCGCCCGAGTCTGGCATTGCTTGAAGAACTGGAAACCCTGATTGACGGAGAATCCCTCGATGCTTAA
- the recD gene encoding exodeoxyribonuclease V subunit alpha — protein MLKQLESLTRLGAIRPLDSQFARFIATSVAAEDPETLQPLITLAAALASYELGRGHVCLPLARLDGQHLFGLNRELSAQLSEGLPAIGEWENLLGASAAVSDGSEATPLVLAQGRLYLHRYWQYEQTVAQRLRQAAQGVTTEMAESAQMATELDTLFARSYAYLFQDLQQLRGSSSDSSQARQLAVCDKLDVVAPESLDWAVIDAVLTSATQVKDLTALDALIPLSACLNWQKVAAAVALTRQFAVISGGPGTGKTTTVAKLLAALVTQAMQQGERDPQGQMLLPETKLPEIKLVAPTGKAAARLTESIGAAVASLTVDAAVKEAIPTQSSTLHRLLGAIPERVAFRHHRDNPLHLDVLVVDEASMVDLPMMARLLDALPPHARLILLGDRDQLASVEAGAVLGDICAFAGQGYSPAHSQLLSQLTGFAFAPGNGEQSVVSDSLCMLQKSYRFHAQSGIGQLAKAINAGQPHLVDQVWQQGYADIQFHPLTTDHYQAMINRTVTFYINYLDGIRDDLPPGDVLKAFSQARLLCALRDGDFGVTGLNQRIERALAKRGRIKPDDETWYLGRPIMITRNDHGLGLYNGDIGIVMRDPAADPESGERRLRVFFEMPDGSIRGVLPSRLPEHETVYAMTIHKSQGSEFADTLMVLPAEFSPILTRELIYTGVTRAKKNLYLYAQPEVVSRAVRLRTERASGLAQLLA, from the coding sequence ATGCTTAAACAGCTTGAATCACTGACCCGACTGGGGGCTATCCGTCCGCTGGATTCACAGTTTGCCCGTTTTATTGCCACCTCCGTTGCGGCCGAAGATCCCGAAACACTTCAGCCTCTGATCACCTTGGCCGCTGCGTTGGCGAGTTACGAGCTGGGGCGCGGCCATGTCTGTTTGCCGCTGGCCCGGCTCGACGGGCAGCACTTGTTTGGCCTCAATCGTGAGTTGAGCGCTCAGCTGAGTGAAGGATTACCTGCTATCGGGGAGTGGGAAAATCTGTTGGGGGCATCCGCGGCGGTGTCGGACGGCAGCGAAGCGACGCCGCTGGTGCTGGCTCAGGGCCGCTTGTATCTCCATCGCTACTGGCAATATGAGCAGACGGTGGCGCAGCGGTTGCGCCAGGCGGCGCAGGGCGTGACCACTGAAATGGCCGAGAGCGCCCAGATGGCGACCGAGCTGGATACCCTGTTTGCGCGTAGTTATGCCTACCTGTTTCAGGACTTGCAACAGTTGCGGGGGTCATCATCCGACTCGTCGCAGGCCCGGCAGCTGGCGGTGTGTGACAAGCTGGACGTGGTGGCGCCGGAGTCACTGGACTGGGCCGTGATTGATGCGGTGCTGACGTCGGCGACGCAGGTGAAGGATTTAACCGCGCTGGATGCCCTGATCCCGCTGTCGGCTTGCTTGAACTGGCAGAAAGTCGCGGCGGCGGTGGCCCTGACCCGGCAGTTTGCGGTAATTTCCGGCGGACCGGGGACCGGAAAGACCACCACGGTTGCTAAGCTGCTGGCCGCGCTGGTGACTCAGGCGATGCAACAGGGCGAGCGTGATCCACAGGGCCAGATGCTGTTGCCGGAAACCAAGTTGCCGGAGATCAAGCTAGTGGCGCCGACCGGTAAAGCGGCGGCACGACTGACCGAATCCATTGGTGCGGCGGTGGCCTCGCTGACCGTTGACGCGGCGGTGAAGGAAGCGATCCCGACCCAGTCCAGTACCTTACACCGCCTGCTGGGGGCGATCCCCGAGCGGGTGGCGTTTCGTCATCACCGCGACAACCCGTTGCACCTGGATGTGCTGGTGGTCGATGAAGCCTCGATGGTCGATTTGCCGATGATGGCGCGTTTGCTGGATGCGCTGCCGCCGCATGCCCGGCTGATCCTGCTCGGTGATCGGGATCAGCTGGCGTCGGTGGAAGCCGGTGCGGTGCTGGGGGATATCTGCGCCTTTGCCGGGCAAGGCTACAGCCCGGCGCACAGCCAGTTGCTCAGTCAGTTGACCGGGTTTGCGTTTGCCCCCGGGAATGGCGAGCAGAGTGTGGTGAGCGACAGCCTGTGTATGCTGCAAAAAAGTTACCGCTTCCATGCTCAGTCCGGTATTGGTCAGCTGGCCAAAGCGATCAACGCCGGTCAGCCGCATTTGGTAGATCAGGTGTGGCAGCAGGGCTATGCGGATATTCAATTCCATCCGCTGACCACTGACCATTACCAGGCGATGATCAACCGGACGGTGACCTTTTATATCAATTATCTCGATGGGATCCGGGACGACTTGCCGCCGGGCGACGTACTCAAAGCATTTTCACAGGCGCGTCTGCTGTGCGCGCTGCGGGATGGGGATTTCGGCGTCACCGGGTTGAACCAGCGTATTGAGCGAGCGCTGGCGAAACGAGGTCGGATCAAACCGGACGATGAAACCTGGTATCTGGGGCGTCCGATTATGATCACCCGCAATGATCACGGCCTCGGGCTGTATAACGGCGATATCGGCATCGTGATGCGCGATCCGGCGGCGGATCCAGAGAGCGGCGAGCGTCGGCTGCGGGTGTTTTTTGAAATGCCGGATGGCTCGATCCGTGGTGTGCTGCCGAGCCGGTTGCCAGAGCATGAAACCGTCTACGCGATGACGATCCATAAATCCCAGGGCTCGGAATTTGCTGATACCCTGATGGTGTTGCCGGCCGAGTTCAGCCCGATCCTGACCCGTGAGCTGATCTACACCGGGGTGACCCGGGCCAAGAAAAATCTGTATCTGTACGCCCAGCCGGAGGTGGTCAGTCGTGCGGTGCGACTGCGGACCGAGCGGGCCAGTGGTCTGGCCCAGTTGTTGGCGTAA
- the argA gene encoding amino-acid N-acetyltransferase, with protein sequence MKLRSTDLVKEFRQSAPYMHSHRGKTIIVMLGGEAIAHSNFAHIVNDIALLNSLGLRIVLVYGARPQITQQIESHGFTTPYHKGVRITDARALELAKQAAGQLQLDITARFSMGLNNTPMAGAQINVVSGNFVIAQPLGVDDGVDYHHSGRVRRIDIEGIRRQLDQRAIVLLGPIASSVTGECFNLTSEEIATQLAIKMQADKLIGFCSEQGVLTEDGSVASEMLPSEAEDALQKLIARGAAGSGTGRFLRGAISACLAGVPRSHLISYKEDGALIQELFSFDGIGTQIVMASAEKVHQAGINDIGGILELIRPLEQEGLLVRRSREQLEREIEQFTIIERDSLIIGCAALYPFEEEKMAEMACVAIHPDYRDGDRGVLLLNRLRQQARAQGLTQIFVLTTRSLHWFREQGFYECDVEQLPMAKKALYNFQRRSKILMLDL encoded by the coding sequence GTGAAGCTCAGAAGTACTGATCTGGTGAAGGAATTTCGCCAATCCGCCCCCTATATGCACTCCCACCGCGGGAAGACCATCATTGTAATGCTTGGGGGAGAGGCGATCGCCCACAGTAATTTTGCCCATATCGTCAATGACATTGCCCTGCTCAACAGCCTGGGTCTGCGGATTGTCCTGGTGTACGGCGCCCGGCCGCAAATCACCCAGCAAATTGAATCGCACGGCTTCACCACGCCCTATCACAAAGGGGTACGGATCACCGATGCCCGCGCCCTGGAGCTGGCCAAACAGGCCGCCGGCCAGTTGCAGCTCGATATTACCGCCCGCTTTTCGATGGGGCTGAATAATACCCCGATGGCCGGAGCGCAGATCAATGTGGTCAGCGGCAATTTCGTTATTGCCCAGCCGTTAGGCGTCGATGACGGGGTCGATTATCACCATAGCGGCCGGGTGCGCCGAATCGATATCGAAGGGATTCGCCGCCAGTTGGATCAGCGGGCGATTGTCCTACTGGGGCCAATCGCCAGCTCGGTGACCGGCGAATGCTTTAACCTGACCTCGGAAGAGATTGCCACCCAGTTGGCGATCAAAATGCAGGCCGATAAGCTCATCGGCTTTTGCTCTGAGCAAGGCGTATTAACCGAAGACGGCAGCGTGGCGTCGGAAATGCTGCCGAGCGAAGCAGAAGATGCACTCCAGAAACTGATCGCCCGCGGCGCCGCCGGCAGCGGAACCGGGCGCTTCCTGCGCGGGGCCATCTCCGCCTGCCTGGCCGGTGTCCCCCGCAGCCACCTGATCAGCTACAAAGAAGACGGTGCCCTCATCCAGGAGCTGTTCTCGTTTGACGGGATCGGGACCCAAATCGTGATGGCCAGCGCCGAGAAAGTCCATCAGGCGGGGATCAATGATATCGGCGGGATCCTAGAGCTGATCCGCCCGCTGGAGCAGGAAGGACTGCTGGTGCGCCGCTCCCGGGAGCAGCTGGAGCGGGAGATCGAACAGTTTACCATTATCGAGCGTGACAGCCTGATCATCGGCTGCGCGGCCCTGTATCCGTTTGAAGAAGAGAAAATGGCAGAGATGGCCTGCGTGGCCATTCACCCGGATTACCGTGATGGCGACCGCGGTGTGCTGCTCCTCAACCGCCTCCGGCAACAGGCCAGGGCCCAGGGACTGACGCAAATATTTGTCCTGACCACCCGCAGCCTGCACTGGTTCCGGGAGCAGGGCTTTTACGAGTGTGATGTCGAGCAGCTACCGATGGCGAAAAAAGCACTGTATAACTTCCAGCGCCGCTCCAAAATCCTGATGCTGGATCTCTAA
- the csdE gene encoding cysteine desulfurase sulfur acceptor subunit CsdE, which yields MTLPAHPFGTEITTDTIVAQMQAAQGWEDRYRQVIQLGKKLPALPEEYKQAQLLVSGCESKVWLAHEQRGEVFHFAADSDARIVRGLITLVLAAYEGQDAAAIRDFDIDGYFDHLGLMAHLSPSRGNGLKAIVEQIKQLAAS from the coding sequence ATGACCTTACCAGCCCACCCATTCGGGACCGAGATCACCACCGACACCATTGTGGCCCAGATGCAGGCCGCTCAAGGCTGGGAAGACCGCTACCGCCAGGTGATCCAGCTGGGGAAAAAACTGCCGGCACTGCCGGAGGAATATAAACAGGCTCAATTGCTGGTCAGCGGCTGTGAAAGCAAGGTGTGGCTGGCCCACGAGCAACGCGGTGAAGTGTTTCACTTTGCGGCCGACTCCGATGCCCGGATTGTGCGTGGCCTGATCACCCTGGTGCTGGCGGCCTATGAAGGCCAAGATGCCGCAGCCATCCGCGACTTTGATATCGATGGCTATTTTGACCACCTGGGGCTGATGGCCCACCTGAGCCCGTCCCGGGGCAACGGCCTGAAAGCGATTGTCGAGCAGATCAAGCAACTGGCGGCGAGCTGA